The Diabrotica undecimpunctata isolate CICGRU chromosome 3, icDiaUnde3, whole genome shotgun sequence genome includes the window TAATTCAAAACATTTGGCGAGAAGAAACAATGCCAGATGAATGGAAAGAAGGAGTTATTGTACCAAtaacacaaaaaaggaaacaaaaagcaaTATACTAACTACCGGGGAATAACACTCCTAAACACCACCTACAAAATCCTTGCAAACATCCTGCTAGAAAGAACCAAAACATACACAGAAGGAATCGTTGGAGATTATCAATGCGGATTCAGACCGGGCCGCTCTATTATTGAccagatattcacaataaaacagATAAAGGAAAAATGCTGGGAGTTTGATCGTCAGCTTCATCagatgttcatagattttaaacaatcatttgatagagtatgcagggccagactgtggacagcgatgcaggaacttggctttccaaaaaataactagtcaggttgatacggatgtgtatggaacggttacgatgtaaggtgagagttggacaacaatactcggagacattttaaataaacaatggactaaaacagggacaccacaactcttcaacttagctctggaacacataatcagaagtgcaagaatcgaaaaatcgaatacagtatttcatcgagaaggaccaaacttactactggcatttgcagacgataccgatctaataggaaacacacgattaagGATAAAGGAGACTTTCGTGAGGTTCGAGAAGAGAGCAGAGAAGATCGGGGtccaaatcaacgaaaacaagacgaaatatatgtatatgagccgcaataaccaaaTCGGAGACAGACTTGGTCAGAACATCACaatcgatgactttaactttgagcgcgttagagaattcaaggatcttggaacaacaataactgaagacaataacggatcacaagaaataaacaacaggatccaggccggcaacagatgtcttCTTGCCCTCCAAAActttataaaatcgaaacaactaacaagatGTACGAAGATaaaggtctataaaacaatcatacgacccgttgtAACTTTACCCAGACgacaacatcataaaagaaataaagtccagaaggctccaatgggcaggacacctcagaagacattctgacgaacgaacagtaagactggtgtgggaggaagtcctaactggaaggagaccacgcggacgcccaCGTCTCCGGTAGCGAGATAATATAGCAagagacctaagcactatgggcgtggagaattcgatggaggttgctcaagacagaaaaaagtggaggcatgttgtcgagtcggctaaaacccacgaaaggttgtaacgccacggagtatGTAAGTATGTATGTAAATTGAGGGTAGGGTTATTCATTATACACCTGCTCGGGGACGAATTTAGCGTCACTCATTGGATGGGACATACTGATAGAATGGAAGAAGATAATGTATCGTCCAAAATAAGCAAAAACAATAAAAGTAGAATATAGAACAAGGGAAAGCAGAAGCTGATATTTAAGGAACAAATTTAATAGAGcaattttaaaaatgaattatTGAAAAAGCAAAGAGCAAaatagatcagaatggagaagaattcTTAAAGAGTCCAAGTCCCATCAAGGGTTGTCGTGatcaataatgatgatgattgtaTGATTGTAATGCTGGTCCTTCATTGGTCTGATacatacttacttacttactagccaacgcccacccttggcatgttagccatttggtggcgcgctgaccagtatagacgagccgtttctcgtaggcgatcttcatcctcctcgggtgggtctgttttcagggctgggcactctggaaggtgagcagcatccatctggggctgatcacatagtggacagttgtcattttcgccgacgccgatgcgatgtagatgggaggccaggtagtcatgccccgtagttACACTAATAGTTACGGCTACACTAATAggtctcggcaagttgcgagggattggtgactctattaggtgagcccaagattttccagcaccggcttgtatttgctgctcttttatcttcgctttgattcctcttctaatggtggactttgctgatgtgtacgattggaagctaggaggctgtggaagagtagtgccttcttttgcaagttcatccGCCGCTTGATTTCCTTTAACACCGACATGTCtagggatccattgtagagtaatcagccaccctttttccatcaagttcgatagttggacgcggcaagatattgttttggcacagtCGGTGTATCAATTTGTAGACAGGGCGAGGATTGCGGCTTGGCAGTCGATGAAGAAGGCAACTTTTTGGGGGTGTTGGTAATTCTCAAGATTTCTTGCAGCTTCGTGTATAGCAGCAATTTCGCCGTCGTAGTTGGTGAGAGGGGCACCCACAGCTATAGAGCCTTTGAAGAACGTTGAGACATATCCTGCTCCTGTTCTTCCCGAGTCCGGCATCAAGGATCCATCGCAATAGATGTGGAGCCACTCATGTGCTGGGTACTTGGTGTGTATCGTCTTTAGGGCGGCTTTCCTTAGGGCAATGTCTGACGATAAGTGCTTCGGGTCGTTATGGTTTTCAAGCAGTAATTCTGTGTTTGGTAGACAGCAGGCCAGTGTGGTTTGCGCTGGGAAGGGGGCGGCTTCCGACAGGACAATGtggtatttttccatgatttggttTGCTACTGCAAGCGGAGTGATTTGTATTTTAAGATGTGAGGCTGCTTGTCTATATTCGTCCCATTTTTGTGGAAGTATTCGTCTTTGCCTTTCCCAGAAGGTTAACGCGTGTTGCTCTCTGCGGCATTGTATTGGTTCAATACCGGTCTGGGCTTCCATTGATGTAATCTGTGTTGATTTTAGAGCACCGGTGATGACGCGAAGGGCAGTGTTCTGGGCGACTTCAAGCTTGGAGGTGGTGTTTGTACTCGCAGTTATTGTAGCTTCACTCCCATATTCTAATATCGGCCGGACATAGGTTTTGTATGTTGCTACCAGGCCATCATGCGTGGCGCCCCACTTTGTTGCTGTGAGACGTTTGAGCAGTCGACATCTCTTTGTGACTTTCTCTGCAATGTCGTCGATTTGAGGTTTCCACGTCATTTTCTTATCTATGTACATCTTCAAGTATTTTGTTACGTCCTGTCTTTCCAGATCAACTCCTATTACCTTGGTTTGATACATGCctgatattttaatttttcaaaaaattcttgTATGTGTCCAATTATCGGTAACAGTTTATTTGGTATGCCATTAGGTCcttaaattttttacaatttaatcTACACAGGATATCTCCGATTACTTCTTTTACTATTTCTATGTCGTCAATATTATtacctttttcttctttttcttttgcttcTCATTCTGCTTCTACAGATCTAATACTGTCTCCATTCTAAAGCTCTTTTATACAAGATATTCTTtctttctcttttctttctttctttctttctccccttccttttaccctaacagggtgtcggatttgggctagctattttaatttccatttacccacctcttccattcttttctgtttcctgccattattttcaattcctggagtgatttttgtttaagttttccctcctctactacttgctgtatccatttttttcttggtctgcctctttttctttttccgatgttttttgcttcataaatttttcttgttattctattggattgcatcctcatcagatgcccataccagtttatttgtctctttgctattttgttcattatcggttcctggttggtcattttcctaatagtctcgttgcttaatctatcccattttgtctttccaactatcgttcttagatgtctcatcaccattgcgtttatcctgctcttatgtttttccagaattgtccagttttcacttgcatagagcacagtcggtatcactattgtgttatatatttttattcttatttctcgtgcaagttctctttttctataacttgtttgatttctttgctctatttgttatttcccagtctatttttccatcattagttattatacttcccaggtattcgtaagttgttactatttccaattctgagtttttacattttatctttattttattatcttccttatctcctttgccgctgattatcattatcttacttttttcctcgtttatatccattttaagttcttctatttgttctacccatatatccattagtttctgcattttattctcggaatttgctattagtactatgtcgtctgcatacattaaggactctattgtttccggttgtaatctgcgataacctattattgtctgtagttgattagttctgactctagtgtttcttatcaattcgttcattactattatgaatagcaaagggctgagactatctccttgtttaatacctctcttccaattaaatgcttccgatctttcccctgttatttgtacccttccttttacctctttgtaagtactttctataatttttatcaatgcattaggtacgttaattttcctcaagcatttccctataatatttctttctatcgtgtcaaatgctgcttttaggtctataaatgctaatactagttttttccccgtatctatgcttctttctattgggtttctaatgatatatatgttgtcatttgtctgtcttcccggtctaaatgccatttgttcttctcccaataccatttctacttcttgtctcagtctcttctctattattttcgtatatattttaaagcacaccgatgacagacatattgccctatagttgtcgcagtttacatgttctccttttttgtatattggcacgatgatattgttctgccagtatttagggattgtttgtttttcccacgcctctttatatattttccataacCAGTTTATTCCATACCATTCCATAAGATATTCAttgttctatttttattttgcttaGATTTTATATTCAATAATGCTTTATCTACCTTTTCTTTGCGATCCATATAGGTCAGGTTCTTTTTCAATCTTTGTATTGCTGCTATTGTCTTGTTGCTACAGTATTCATTCTAAAGAAGTTGTCTGTAAATAAAAATGAACGAAGTAAAATAGGAAAGATAATAAAAAGTCTAATAGGTTGATATAACTAttcgtatttttattttccaaaagttCACAATTAAAAGTCATTTattaaaattgatattaaaatttGGCAAAAGCCTACAGACATAAAATCAGATAGAATTAAAAGTCTTTATAAGTTACACTCGTTGATAATCCAATCATTGTTTCCCCCACAAAATTGATCGTAGGTCGTCCAAGCTTTAAAACCATTACCTTTCATTCTCTGAAATTCGTCGAATATTTTTCTTACGCATTGAACATCGTCGTGGATATCATCGTCTCTTAAACTGTTACAAGATAAATGACAGCCCTGAGGATGATCTGGTGGACCGCACCTATAAAAGGAAACATTATTAAACTGTTActgaaatattaacttatgtgcCTAGAAAAAcgatagaattaaaaataaataataaataaaactataaacaaaaaatttaaatattgtaaGAACACAAAGCAGGGACTAGCAGAGCTTCAGTGGGATCCCTAGTGCTGAAGGGGATTGTGTCTAAGAGCGATGAGTCCAAACGAAAAGGAGGAGGTAAGCTTCTTATTCTGTTGTCTGATGGATCGTCCTCGATACGGCATTTATCTGGGGTACAGCACTTTCAACAAAATCTCACAAAAAGCAATTTATCCGAGCAGATATGAAGAGTCTGCTAGGGTAGGATGTACATACAGTGTTTGTCGAGACTCTGATAGCTATCACCAAGTGTAATCTAATACACGTGTTAGTAAAgtaaagagaaataatattcttcttcttcttatttttatgtaggCATGACtatctgtttgtttttcaatgtgcctccagtaagttgtcgttccatcgttttcgtggtcttcctactgatcgttttcctattggggaaccgtattctgccgtctttactactctatttattgtcattcggcttatacaatcgttccattctactcttctatttcttactaaGTTCTTgacgttctccaccttgcatctactttgtatatctgtacttttagctccgtctattttgtaaattctgcctatcatttctttcccgatttttttatttctccatactgTTTCATACAGGCAGCATGCGTCTTTATTtcctctattcacttgatcttccacttctgtttcgagttttccatagctagataatgtgatggctagatatgaccttccagctccaatttacatcttatctaaatttgctgttgtaaccatgcgttttgtctttttggggaaattaacatgttaaattttctggcggttgtattaaattggtacagcatacgttgtaaaacGTCTTCACTTTAAGAAAGGggtattgcgtcatctgcatagctctcccatttggtattcttttctagttcttactttttttaatatttcatccataatcaggttgaacaatagagcaCTCAGGAACTCTCCCTgttttatcccattgccagcttcaatagggtcggttagttctttttctactcttACTTTTATTgcgttgttttggtagatgctttcgattgttttgattattcctagaggtattttTCTTGCGTACAacaagtggataacgtcctttaattaaGTTCCACGAAACACTTGCaattgcctcattataaatatggCGTCGGtgttgttgttcttctgctagtgttataatttcattcagtttatttgttataactttggttgttaattttagtgttgtgtttaataaattaattcctctgtaattttctgtgtccgatttgtctccctttttgaaaggAGGTATTAGGAATTCTGTtgtgttctattattttttggattagttttaatagttgttttggTCAGATCcagtcctccgtactttaggagttcgttcggtattctgtcctctcctggtgattttctattttttaatttccttaatgcttcctttaccttttcctcctcaatatttatttcttcgtttgtcgtcaccacTGGTGTTGGTGGTTCGTTCATCAAGAGAGAAAAAGGTTCATTTTAGTATGGGAAGAGGAATGAGACGAGATGGGGAAATTGACGAAGTGGACAAAGTCGTTGATTCTAAATCTGAAAAGATAGATGGACTAGGGGTTCCAGCGTTTGGATTACTTCCTGACGCAGATTCCCACATTACATGGTTCTTGCAGGGCATACCTTTACAGATTCAGAAACTCAAAAAAACACATATCTTGGTAATGTAAAATGTTGAACATACTTTATTAGCGCGTGATAGGTGAATAGCAGAGAGAAGCCTGATTGAGAGAGCTGGGGACGGGCTGCAATCAATCACGGAATTCAGGAAGCAGATGCTAATATTGCACGATTGAAGAAGGGGATCCACATCTTcaaactctatagaatataccacgaatttgatattgttaaatatatgtaatgattatagatatacttaattattatacaaaatatacctgcaggcaacaaccactgtcagattacatactaacagtaatcgcataaaaatagaacggggggttagacaaggagaccaatgtcacctaaactttttaatacggtgctagaacatgattttaagaatttggattggatgacaaagggaataaaaataggtGGAGAATATCTacacaacttacgtttcgccgatgatatacttataatagctgaagatctaggtatggcaagagagatggtacaggaactcgttgtggctacagaaagtgtaggtttaaatataaatatctcgaaaacaaaaatcatgaccaatttggtacccaaccagaacatcagtattggtggaaaagaaatagaactcgtagatagatataaatacctgggacatgaaattatgattggcagggataaccagactcatgaactgaagagaagaatcggccttgggtgggcagcatttggaaaactgagagaaacttttaaaagtgagctgcccacatgcctaaagagaaaggtatttgatcagtgcgtcctcccagtcttgacgtacggagcagaaacacttaccttaacaaaagcagcagctaccaaactgagagtcacgcagagaagaatggagcggtccatgttaggaataactctgcaagacagaataaccaacgaagacatcaggagaagaaccggagtgactgacatcatcgagaagatagccagactaaaatggagatgggcaggacacatagccagaatgacagatgggcgatggacaaagaggttattggaatggaggccaagggaagacaagagaagcgtcggtcgaccacctacaagatggactgacgatttaagacgactcaataaaaactggatgagagcggcgcaagatagacggggttggaaacatgaggaagaggcctatgttcagcagtggactcttgaggctggatgatgaaatATATGTAATGACGATGGAACAAAATaaaccagctagaaaaacgcttccTGATAGACCCATTAGTTAGAGAAAAAGTGAAAGACcaagaacaaggttccttgataacatcaacGAGGACATGAGAAAGATGGGGATATGTGCTGGGCGGAGAAATGCGATGGATAggaacgactggagagaaattcttgaggaggctaggacccacgaagggttgtaaatccagaatgatgatgatgatgggcTGTGGCAAGATTGAACATGAATAggaagagaaagagagaaaaGGATTAAGCAGTCTCTAACGAAAAAGTGAAAATATGCGTCAGAGTCGTAAATGAATAAGAAGATAGATGAATGGTGGTCCGACTGGTAATTCATAATTGAGGAGGGTTTTTTTAACAGGTAATCCCAGGTATCAGGTCGCGGGTACCATCGTGGTAACGCCGGAGGATATCTGCATAACTGACTCTGGTTTTTTCACCTTCTAGAACCGACTCGGATATTTTCATACGTCTCTCATATAAGACGAAAAAAAtctaatagttttaaaaatataaatcactgaacagatttaaaattttaagattttggTACTTATTAGAGACCAGTACATGTTGTACAACAATCATGTTGAAATGTCGGGAATGCGGTCTGTGATATAAAATTAGACTACTTAATTTATAGATTATTagactaatttatttatttattaacttacCAATATAACTGAGAAATCTGAAACAGGCCGTTATCATGAGATTGGGTATTTATGGCAGCAGTATTAAATTGTGATTCATGTTGGACAATGCATATCCAAGTTGGGATTTGCCAGCGAGGGAATTTGTATTCGTAAAGTAGTTCCCTCGCCAAAGTACATTTATCGTAGAATCTGCCATATGCTAAAGGAAGAACTAGTAATAGTAATGCTGCTCTGTGGATCATTTTGTAGTATATACctgaaaaatatttgcaaaattaCCTAATTGGACGAcgattaataatttatattgatatttttcaaatattttatattgatgACTAAGCACTAAAACTAagacaagtgcaagagaaatcattagaatataacaaaccggtatatctatgtttcgtgaaccttaagaaggcatataTAGGACAATTCAGGATATGAGAGAGGAGAAACCTTGGTTAACTTCCTAGAAGCCCACAAAAATTATGCAATGAACAAATTCTAtgggaaaaaaattttaaagaaagtggacgtggctaTCCCCAGACGGAACGAAATAGATTACATACTGTGTAACAAAACAGATTTCATACAGgacgtaacagtaataaatacggcGTCAGTAAGTACCGATCACCGAATGGTTAAAGCCACATTagagataaaacataataaaaatagaaacaaatttagaaaaacttggaatatagacccagataaactaaaatctaatacataacaatataaaagcaagttaaaacccgcgaaagtattaaatctagataaacttagcttaaatgaagtcataacaaaagaactattaaatgcaagctcagaagtggcaaccgctaacagaaaccgaaaatccaaaataagtgtaaaatcacaaaacatgctgaaacaaagaaaagatcttctgagacgaaacaaaagagacactgcaaaatttaaagaacttaattgagtaataagaaaacagataaaaaaggacattaaaaaacatcaagaaaaccgtatagaacaagtcatagagaaaaaccgaagtctcaaatgcaccaaaccgaaactagaaagaaaaacataataaccattaaaaatgaacaaggaaaactagaaaaaaagtatatttgatatggcaaactcaattgaaaagttctacgccgatctgtatcgttccagaaacgatccTCCTAAcaaagcagaacttgaaaaggcagataacaaatgtcaactcagaagtgatgcccgaaataagtcgaaaatatctaccaaaacaatacagtaaaagtaaaagtagaagaagaactatctGTCCCTATTGAAGgtagcaatgggataagacagggagattccctgagtcctctattgttcaacctactTATGgatgcaataattaaaaaagtaagaactaaaaaaggatatcaaATGGGAAAAACACAACTTAAAATAACCTGcaatgcagacgatgcaatactagTCTCTCACtgtgaagataatttacaacgtattctacaccaatttaatataaccgctataaaatttaacatgttaatttccctaaaaaagacaaaatgcatggtgataacagcaaatttactaagatgtaaattagagctggaaggtcagataatagaacaagtgatggaatttaaCAATTtaggcatcatattatctagctacgcaAAGCTCGAAATAGAAGtcaatagagcaaacagagtcgGAGGtagcctgaatgaaacaatatggagaaataaaaatatcgggtaagaaatgaaagacagaatttacaaatagtcaaatattcatcagaccaataatgacatacgctgcagaaacacgacctgac containing:
- the LOC140435696 gene encoding uncharacterized protein, translated to MIHRAALLLLVLPLAYGRFYDKCTLARELLYEYKFPRWQIPTWICIVQHESQFNTAAINTQSHDNGLFQISQLYWCGPPDHPQGCHLSCNSLRDDDIHDDVQCVRKIFDEFQRMKGNGFKAWTTYDQFCGGNNDWIINECNLCMYQTKVIGVDLERQDVTKYLKMYIDKKMTWKPQIDDIAEKVTKRCRLLKRLTATKWGATHDGLVATYKTYVRPILEYGSEATITASTNTTSKLEVAQNTALRVITGALKSTQITSMEAQTGIEPIQCRREQHALTFWERQRRILPQKWDEYRQAASHLKIQITPLAVANQIMEKYHIVLSEAAPFPAQTTLACCLPNTELLLENHNDPKHLSSDIALRKAALKTIHTKYPAHEWLHIYCDGSLMPDSGRTGAGYVSTFFKGSIAVGAPLTNYDGEIAAIHEAIPNTENKWLEIVEQFEKKWNFLHVIGAIDGKHIMLQAPRKIGSDYYNYYKHFLASFDVINDSCQGRIFDGDVFKNISLHKKLEGNSMHKAFLLNNYKMYQMRLAGKIQLKRIDEIKDINASCKKIKNNIKEAATEALRKREAYTKYKTLNTPEFRNTYRRVRNETKQYYKMVSKAVLLLLVVIPLAYCRIYDKCTLARELLHVYKFPRKQIPTWICIVQHESQFNTAAINTQSHDNGLFQISQLYWCDPPSHPQGCHVSCDRLRDDDIHDDVQCVRKIFNEFQRINGNGFKAWTTYTQYCRGNNDWIINECHL